The following coding sequences lie in one Mesorhizobium sp. NZP2298 genomic window:
- a CDS encoding ABC transporter ATP-binding protein gives MQPLAPVFVARGLTKVYGAGDSRVVALKDVDLDIRQGEFIVLLGPSGSGKSTLLNILGGLDAPTSGTATWRDHELTGASDEQLTTYRREHVGFVFQFYNLIPSLTVDENVRLVAQIASNPMTPAEALELVGLSHRAGHFPSQLSGGEQQRVAVARAIVKRPDILLCDEPTGALDVDTGRLVLAAIAKVNAELNTTTAVITHNSAIAGMAHRVLRLSGGRIVKEEPNPRRIRAEDVTW, from the coding sequence ATGCAGCCCCTGGCCCCGGTATTCGTCGCCCGGGGATTGACCAAGGTCTATGGCGCGGGCGATTCACGTGTCGTGGCGCTGAAGGACGTCGACCTCGATATCCGACAAGGCGAATTCATCGTACTTCTCGGCCCTTCCGGGTCAGGCAAATCGACCCTGCTCAACATCCTCGGCGGATTGGACGCGCCAACGTCAGGCACGGCGACCTGGCGAGATCACGAACTGACCGGAGCCAGCGACGAGCAGCTGACGACATACAGGCGCGAGCATGTCGGCTTCGTGTTTCAATTCTACAACCTGATACCGAGCCTCACTGTCGATGAGAACGTGCGGCTGGTCGCGCAGATCGCCAGCAATCCGATGACACCAGCCGAAGCGCTCGAACTCGTCGGACTGTCACATCGCGCTGGTCACTTTCCTTCACAATTGTCCGGTGGAGAACAGCAGCGCGTCGCGGTGGCACGCGCAATCGTGAAACGGCCGGATATCCTGCTCTGCGACGAGCCGACCGGCGCGCTCGACGTCGACACTGGCAGGCTGGTTCTGGCGGCAATCGCCAAGGTCAATGCGGAGCTGAACACGACGACCGCCGTGATCACTCACAACTCGGCAATCGCGGGGATGGCTCATCGCGTGTTGCGGCTGAGCGGCGGGCGCATCGTCAAGGAAGAACCGAATCCGCGGCGCA
- a CDS encoding Crp/Fnr family transcriptional regulator, whose product MAIAPLTSHACHSLKQRYMIEIMSPPLIALLDRLEGREIEFAAGAPVFHLGDPVRFIHVVRSGVVHLVRHQDNGTALILQRAGPNSILAEASLYSASYHCAARTEVAAVTWAIPRAGLLTRIEEDTELASAWARHLAHEVQQARLQSEILSFKTVAARLDAWVSWHGSLPARGHWSTLAREVGVSPEAPYREIAWRRRRDTI is encoded by the coding sequence ATGGCAATTGCTCCGTTGACCAGCCATGCTTGCCACAGCCTCAAGCAACGCTACATGATAGAAATCATGTCGCCCCCGCTAATTGCCTTGCTCGACCGTCTGGAAGGCCGCGAGATCGAGTTCGCGGCGGGAGCACCGGTGTTTCATCTGGGTGATCCCGTCCGGTTCATTCACGTCGTGCGTTCGGGCGTCGTTCATCTGGTCAGGCATCAGGACAATGGGACGGCCCTGATCCTTCAACGTGCGGGTCCAAATTCTATCCTGGCCGAAGCCTCGTTGTATTCAGCCTCTTACCATTGCGCGGCCCGAACGGAGGTTGCTGCCGTGACCTGGGCCATTCCGCGCGCCGGCCTGCTCACCCGGATCGAGGAAGACACGGAGCTGGCGAGCGCGTGGGCGCGCCATCTCGCCCACGAGGTCCAGCAGGCGCGACTGCAGTCGGAGATCTTGTCCTTCAAGACAGTCGCGGCCCGCCTCGATGCGTGGGTGTCCTGGCATGGGAGCCTTCCGGCCAGGGGACACTGGTCAACGTTGGCCCGTGAAGTGGGTGTCAGTCCCGAGGCACCTTATCGTGAAATCGCCTGGCGCCGAAGGCGTGACACGATTTGA
- a CDS encoding efflux RND transporter permease subunit, which produces MKGPASLGIAGALTRAFIASPLTPLFLAAAFVFGLVALLTLPREEEPQISVPMVDIFVSADGLKADDAVKLITEPLETIVKGIDGVEHVYSQTRDDQVMVTARFVVGTSSDAAVLRVHDKVRANMDRIPVGVPEPLIVGRGIDDVAIVTLTLSPKPEAAARMTPNDLTRIARELRTEIAKIDNVGLTYLVGDTGEIIRVDPNPEKLALYGVTLQQLAAKVSGANKAFPAGRVRDRGEQIDIVAGETLASPDQIGNLLLTSRDNRPVYVRDVADVAFATDTGDALVSTVTRAGAGVERVPSVTLAIAKRAGSNAVAVADAILHRVTLLQGELIPGDIAIDVTRNYGETANDKANELLYHLGLATISIILLVWVAIGRREAMVVAVVIPVTILLTLFASRVMGYTLNRVSLFALIFSIGILVDDAIVVIENISRHWAMGGGRDRRQAAIEAVAEVGNPTIVATLTVVAALLPMLFVSGMMGPYMSPIPANASAAMIFSFFVAVMVTPWLMLKLAGRAPVHAHGDHGNGGPLGRAYTAVARPILASKKASWAFLLAVGLLTLGSLALFYTEHVTVKLLPFDNKSELSVTIDLPEGSSVEATDAVAQAVAARVLELKEVRSVQTHAATAAPFNFNGLVRHAVLRTEPQQGDVALNLLPKANRTRSSHEIALDVRQRIATIPVPQGTSLKVVEPPPGPPVMATLLAEVYGPDGETRRKVAEKIETAFRSVPFIVDVDNSWGQPARRLRATISTDDAEFFHVEESDVFDTLAILNGGKTVGYSHRGGGRQPIPIRIERPKGERTLDERFLTTPIPTNVLPGDRGVVELGDVVRVTPERASFPVFRHNGRAAEMVTAELAGSFEAPLYGMLAVSKAIDAQDWTGLQKPAISLHGQPEDESRPTLLWDGEWEVTWVTFRDMGAAFGVALLGIYILVVAQFGSFKVPLVILTPIPLTFIGILGGHWLFGAPFTATSMIGFIALAGIIVRNSILLVDFIRHAASPDRPLSEVLIEAGAIRFKPILLTALAAMIGAAVILTDPIFQGLAISLLFGLASSTLLTVLVIPAIYRVLRT; this is translated from the coding sequence ATGAAGGGTCCTGCCTCGCTCGGTATCGCCGGCGCGCTGACGCGGGCTTTCATCGCTTCGCCGCTGACGCCGCTGTTCCTGGCCGCCGCCTTCGTCTTCGGGCTGGTGGCGCTGCTCACGCTGCCGCGCGAGGAGGAACCGCAGATCTCGGTGCCGATGGTCGACATCTTCGTGAGCGCCGACGGGCTGAAGGCCGACGATGCCGTCAAGCTCATCACCGAGCCGCTGGAGACGATCGTCAAGGGCATCGACGGCGTCGAGCATGTCTATTCGCAGACGCGCGACGACCAGGTGATGGTCACCGCCCGCTTCGTCGTCGGCACCTCGTCGGACGCCGCCGTGCTGCGCGTCCACGACAAGGTGCGCGCCAACATGGATCGCATTCCCGTCGGCGTGCCCGAGCCGCTGATCGTCGGCCGCGGCATCGACGACGTCGCGATCGTCACGCTGACACTGTCGCCGAAGCCGGAAGCGGCCGCGCGCATGACGCCGAACGACCTGACCCGCATCGCGCGCGAACTGCGCACCGAGATCGCCAAGATCGACAATGTCGGCCTGACCTACCTGGTCGGCGACACCGGAGAGATCATCCGCGTCGATCCGAACCCGGAAAAGCTCGCCCTTTACGGCGTCACCTTGCAGCAGCTCGCCGCCAAGGTGTCAGGCGCCAACAAGGCCTTTCCGGCCGGACGCGTGCGCGACCGGGGCGAGCAGATCGACATCGTCGCCGGCGAAACGCTGGCCTCGCCGGACCAGATCGGCAACCTGCTCCTGACCTCGCGCGACAACCGCCCCGTCTATGTTCGCGACGTCGCCGACGTCGCCTTCGCCACCGACACCGGTGATGCGCTGGTGTCCACGGTCACCAGGGCTGGCGCCGGCGTGGAGCGCGTGCCGTCGGTCACGCTCGCCATCGCCAAGCGCGCCGGATCGAACGCGGTCGCGGTCGCCGACGCCATCCTGCACCGGGTCACCCTGCTCCAGGGCGAGCTGATCCCGGGCGATATCGCGATCGACGTGACGCGCAACTACGGCGAGACCGCCAACGACAAGGCCAACGAGCTTCTTTATCATCTCGGCCTGGCGACGATCTCGATCATCCTGCTGGTCTGGGTCGCCATCGGCCGCCGCGAAGCCATGGTCGTGGCCGTCGTCATTCCGGTGACCATCCTGCTCACGCTGTTTGCCTCGCGCGTCATGGGCTACACGCTGAACCGCGTCTCGCTGTTCGCGCTGATCTTTTCCATCGGCATCCTCGTCGACGATGCTATCGTGGTGATCGAGAACATCTCGCGCCACTGGGCCATGGGCGGCGGGCGCGACCGCCGGCAGGCGGCGATCGAGGCGGTGGCCGAAGTCGGCAACCCGACCATCGTCGCCACCTTGACCGTGGTCGCCGCACTGCTGCCGATGCTGTTCGTCTCGGGAATGATGGGCCCCTATATGAGCCCGATCCCGGCCAACGCCTCGGCGGCGATGATCTTCTCCTTCTTCGTCGCGGTGATGGTGACGCCGTGGCTGATGCTCAAACTCGCCGGGCGCGCGCCGGTGCATGCCCATGGGGACCATGGCAATGGCGGTCCGCTCGGCCGCGCCTACACAGCCGTCGCCCGGCCTATCCTGGCCTCGAAGAAGGCGAGCTGGGCCTTCCTGCTCGCGGTCGGTCTGCTGACGCTCGGCTCGCTCGCGCTGTTCTACACCGAGCACGTCACGGTCAAGCTCCTGCCCTTCGACAACAAGTCCGAATTGTCGGTCACCATCGACCTGCCGGAAGGGTCTTCCGTCGAGGCGACCGATGCGGTTGCACAGGCCGTCGCCGCCAGGGTTCTCGAGCTGAAGGAGGTTCGATCGGTCCAGACACATGCCGCGACGGCGGCGCCCTTCAATTTCAACGGCCTCGTGCGCCATGCCGTCCTGCGCACCGAGCCGCAGCAGGGAGACGTGGCGCTCAACCTGCTGCCGAAAGCGAACCGTACCCGGTCCAGCCACGAGATCGCGCTCGACGTGCGCCAGCGCATCGCCACGATCCCGGTGCCGCAAGGCACCAGCCTGAAGGTGGTCGAGCCGCCGCCCGGTCCGCCCGTGATGGCAACGCTGCTGGCGGAGGTCTACGGACCCGACGGCGAGACGCGCCGCAAGGTCGCCGAAAAGATCGAGACGGCGTTCCGCTCCGTGCCCTTCATCGTCGACGTCGACAATTCCTGGGGACAGCCGGCACGCCGGCTGCGCGCCACGATTTCCACCGACGATGCGGAGTTCTTCCATGTCGAGGAAAGCGACGTCTTCGACACGCTCGCCATCCTCAATGGCGGCAAGACCGTCGGCTATTCGCATCGCGGCGGTGGCCGCCAGCCGATCCCGATCCGCATCGAGCGGCCGAAGGGCGAAAGGACGCTCGACGAGCGCTTCCTGACCACGCCCATTCCGACCAACGTCCTGCCCGGCGACCGCGGCGTGGTCGAACTCGGAGATGTTGTGCGGGTGACGCCGGAGCGCGCCTCATTCCCGGTGTTCAGGCACAATGGCCGCGCCGCCGAAATGGTGACGGCCGAGCTTGCCGGCAGCTTCGAGGCGCCACTTTACGGCATGCTCGCCGTCAGCAAGGCCATCGACGCGCAGGACTGGACCGGACTGCAAAAGCCCGCGATCTCGCTGCATGGCCAGCCGGAGGATGAAAGCCGGCCGACGCTTCTGTGGGACGGCGAATGGGAAGTCACCTGGGTGACCTTCCGCGATATGGGGGCGGCCTTCGGCGTCGCCCTGCTCGGCATCTACATCCTGGTCGTCGCCCAGTTCGGCTCGTTCAAGGTGCCGCTGGTGATCCTGACGCCGATCCCGCTGACCTTCATCGGCATCCTCGGCGGACACTGGCTGTTCGGAGCGCCGTTCACCGCCACCTCGATGATCGGCTTCATCGCGCTGGCCGGCATCATCGTGCGCAATTCGATCCTGCTGGTCGACTTCATACGTCACGCCGCCTCGCCCGACAGGCCGTTGAGCGAGGTTCTGATCGAGGCCGGCGCGATCCGGTTCAAGCCGATCCTGCTCACCGCACTTGCCGCCATGATCGGCGCCGCGGTGATCCTGACCGATCCGATCTTCCAGGGCCTGGCGATCTCGCTGCTGTTCGGCCTCGCCTCCTCGACGCTGCTGACGGTGCTGGTCATCCCCGCGATCTACCGGGTGCTGCGCACGTGA
- a CDS encoding efflux RND transporter periplasmic adaptor subunit, translating into MRMPLLVAALLATSPVFAGTLTLAPTTVTEWKAVYGRVEARDTVPARARIGGLIVDLAVTEGELVKAGQKIATVQDDKIAFQVAALDAQLRALQAQLDTAQSELTRGQTLVDKGVMTAQRLDQLRTEVDVARNQLAATEAQRSVIVQQGAEGDVFAPGDGRVLTVPVTRGAVIMAGEVVATIGGGGVFLRLAVPERYAASLREGAAIRINAGGKGATGRLAKIYPQIDNGRVIADVEVDNLDTNFIDARVLVELPVAERSALLVPASAIATRSGIDFVRVTVGGTQAERAVVTGERTKRADGDYVEILTGLAAGDVVIAP; encoded by the coding sequence ATGCGCATGCCCCTCTTGGTCGCCGCGTTGCTGGCAACCTCTCCAGTGTTTGCCGGCACGCTGACGCTGGCGCCGACGACGGTGACCGAATGGAAAGCGGTCTATGGCCGTGTCGAGGCGCGCGACACCGTTCCGGCGCGCGCCCGCATCGGCGGCCTCATCGTCGACCTGGCCGTCACCGAGGGTGAACTGGTCAAGGCTGGGCAGAAGATCGCCACCGTCCAGGACGACAAGATCGCCTTCCAGGTCGCGGCGCTGGACGCCCAGTTGCGCGCGCTGCAGGCACAGCTGGACACCGCGCAATCAGAACTCACCCGCGGCCAGACGCTGGTCGACAAGGGTGTCATGACCGCGCAGCGTCTTGACCAGTTGCGCACCGAGGTCGACGTCGCGCGCAACCAGCTTGCCGCGACCGAGGCCCAGCGTTCGGTCATCGTGCAGCAGGGCGCCGAAGGCGATGTCTTTGCTCCCGGCGACGGTCGCGTGCTGACCGTTCCGGTGACGCGCGGCGCCGTCATCATGGCCGGTGAAGTGGTCGCCACCATCGGTGGTGGCGGCGTGTTCCTGCGGCTGGCCGTTCCGGAGCGTTACGCTGCGTCGCTGAGAGAGGGAGCCGCCATCCGCATCAATGCCGGCGGCAAGGGAGCCACCGGCCGCCTCGCCAAGATCTATCCGCAGATCGACAACGGCCGCGTCATCGCCGACGTCGAGGTCGACAATCTCGATACCAATTTCATCGATGCCCGAGTCCTGGTCGAGCTGCCGGTCGCCGAGCGCTCCGCGTTGCTGGTGCCGGCGTCGGCGATCGCAACCCGCTCGGGCATCGATTTCGTCCGCGTCACCGTCGGCGGCACACAGGCCGAACGGGCGGTGGTCACCGGCGAGCGGACCAAGCGCGCCGACGGCGACTATGTCGAGATCCTGACAGGCCTCGCGGCCGGCGATGTCGTGATCGCGCCATGA
- a CDS encoding YgaP family membrane protein, with the protein MSLDRSVLAFAGTMVLLSVVLTAFVSPLFVWLTVFVGLNMLQSAFTGFCPAAMVFRKLGVKPGCAF; encoded by the coding sequence ATGTCCCTCGACCGTTCCGTTCTCGCCTTCGCCGGCACCATGGTGCTTTTGTCGGTGGTGCTTACCGCCTTTGTCTCGCCGCTGTTTGTCTGGCTGACGGTCTTCGTCGGCTTGAACATGCTGCAATCGGCGTTCACCGGCTTCTGTCCGGCGGCGATGGTCTTCCGCAAGCTCGGCGTCAAGCCGGGATGCGCATTCTAA
- a CDS encoding NAD(P)/FAD-dependent oxidoreductase, whose translation MAHVVVLGAGLGGTIMAYELRDELAGEHKVSVINNGSHYSFVPSNPWVAVGWRDRQAVEIDLAPVLARRNIGFHPQGAKRVHPAERTVELNDGSSVSYDYLVIATGPELAFDEIEGLGPEHNTQSVCHIDHALKAKTAFDALVAKPGPVVIGAVQGASCFGPAYEFTFILDKALRDARVRDRVPMTFVTSEPYIGHLGLDGVGDTKGLLESEMRQHHIKWICNARVDKVEPGKMFVQEIADDGSVRQAHELPHAFAMMLPAFRGVAAVLGIEGLTNPRGFIVVDKHQRNPAFPEIFAVGVCVAIPPIGKTPVPVGVPKTGFMIESMVTATARNIGRLVKGEEPDAQGTWNAVCLADFGDSGVAFVAQPQIPPRNVNWSSSGKWVHTAKVGFEKYFLHKIRTGKSEPFYERLALQALGIDKLKQVKVEAAPDVPVA comes from the coding sequence ATGGCGCATGTTGTCGTCCTTGGTGCCGGACTGGGGGGCACCATCATGGCCTATGAGCTTCGCGACGAACTGGCCGGGGAACACAAGGTCTCCGTAATCAACAATGGCAGCCACTATTCATTCGTGCCATCCAACCCTTGGGTCGCCGTGGGCTGGCGCGACAGGCAGGCGGTCGAGATCGACCTTGCTCCGGTGCTCGCTCGGCGCAACATCGGTTTTCATCCGCAAGGAGCCAAGCGCGTCCACCCGGCCGAACGCACGGTGGAACTCAACGACGGCTCATCCGTCTCCTATGACTATCTGGTGATCGCCACCGGCCCCGAACTCGCTTTCGACGAGATCGAGGGCCTCGGGCCGGAGCACAACACCCAGTCGGTCTGCCACATCGATCACGCCCTCAAGGCCAAGACGGCCTTCGACGCGCTCGTCGCCAAGCCGGGTCCGGTCGTCATCGGCGCGGTCCAGGGCGCGTCCTGCTTCGGACCGGCCTACGAATTCACCTTCATCCTCGACAAGGCGTTGCGCGACGCCAGGGTGCGCGACCGCGTGCCCATGACCTTCGTCACCTCGGAACCCTATATCGGCCATCTCGGCCTCGACGGCGTCGGCGACACCAAGGGCCTGCTCGAGAGCGAGATGCGCCAGCATCACATCAAGTGGATCTGCAACGCCAGGGTCGACAAGGTCGAGCCGGGCAAGATGTTCGTCCAGGAAATCGCCGACGATGGGTCGGTCAGGCAGGCGCATGAATTGCCGCACGCCTTTGCGATGATGCTGCCGGCCTTCCGTGGCGTGGCGGCGGTGCTCGGCATCGAGGGGCTCACCAATCCGCGCGGCTTCATCGTCGTCGACAAGCACCAGCGCAACCCGGCCTTCCCCGAAATATTCGCGGTCGGCGTCTGCGTCGCCATCCCGCCGATCGGCAAGACACCGGTTCCGGTGGGCGTGCCCAAGACCGGCTTCATGATCGAATCCATGGTCACGGCGACGGCGCGCAACATCGGCCGGCTGGTGAAGGGCGAGGAGCCCGATGCCCAGGGCACGTGGAATGCGGTCTGCCTCGCCGATTTCGGCGATTCCGGCGTCGCCTTCGTGGCGCAGCCGCAGATCCCGCCGCGCAACGTCAACTGGTCGTCCTCCGGCAAATGGGTGCACACCGCCAAGGTCGGCTTCGAGAAGTATTTCCTGCACAAGATCAGGACCGGCAAGTCCGAGCCCTTCTACGAGCGCCTCGCACTGCAGGCATTGGGCATCGACAAGCTCAAGCAGGTCAAGGTCGAGGCGGCGCCGGATGTACCGGTTGCCTGA
- a CDS encoding ArsR/SmtB family transcription factor: MRNIKIAELDKRAREASELLAAMANEKRLMILCHLLDGETSVNELAELVAMNQSALSQQLSKLRALKLVDTRRDAQQVYYRLASVEVERILQTLYGIYCDPRTRIAKIGSR; this comes from the coding sequence ATGCGCAACATAAAAATAGCCGAACTGGACAAGCGAGCGCGCGAAGCGTCCGAACTGCTCGCCGCGATGGCAAATGAAAAACGGCTGATGATCCTGTGCCATCTGCTGGACGGCGAGACGAGTGTGAACGAACTGGCCGAACTGGTTGCGATGAACCAGTCGGCGCTGTCGCAGCAACTTTCAAAGTTGCGCGCGCTCAAGCTCGTGGACACGAGGCGCGACGCCCAGCAGGTCTACTACCGGTTGGCTTCGGTTGAGGTCGAGCGAATCCTGCAGACGCTCTACGGCATCTATTGCGATCCGCGGACAAGGATCGCCAAGATCGGCAGCCGGTAG
- a CDS encoding aldo/keto reductase family oxidoreductase, with protein sequence MTDISKAGTFKLGGRTVKRLGYGAMQLAGPGVFGPPKDHDGALAVLREAIASGVDHIDTSDFYGPHVTNQIIREALHPYPANLTIVTKISARRGADASWLPAMSPPELTQAVHDNLRNLGLDVIEVVNLRSMHGIHGPAEGSLEPQLNTLAELQRQGLVRHIGMSNVTRAQIAQGRGIADIVCVQNQYNIAHREDDALIDELAADGIAYVPFFPLGGFTPLQSDTLANVARKLGATPMQVALAWLLQRSPNILLIPGTSSVGHLRENLAAAELDLPREAIDVLNGIGSEAEQAA encoded by the coding sequence ATGACAGACATCAGCAAGGCCGGAACCTTCAAACTCGGCGGCCGCACCGTGAAGCGCCTCGGCTACGGCGCCATGCAACTGGCGGGACCGGGCGTCTTCGGTCCGCCGAAAGACCACGATGGCGCCCTCGCCGTGCTGCGCGAGGCGATCGCCAGCGGCGTCGACCATATCGACACATCGGATTTCTATGGCCCGCATGTCACCAACCAGATCATCCGTGAGGCGCTGCACCCCTACCCCGCCAACCTCACCATCGTCACCAAGATCAGTGCCCGGCGCGGCGCCGATGCATCGTGGCTCCCCGCAATGTCGCCGCCGGAGCTGACGCAGGCCGTGCATGACAATCTGCGCAATCTTGGCCTGGACGTGATCGAGGTGGTGAACCTGCGCTCCATGCATGGCATCCACGGCCCCGCCGAAGGATCGCTGGAGCCGCAATTGAACACGCTCGCCGAATTGCAGCGCCAGGGCCTGGTGCGCCATATCGGCATGAGCAATGTCACCCGCGCCCAGATCGCTCAGGGGCGCGGCATCGCCGATATCGTCTGCGTGCAGAACCAGTACAACATCGCGCATCGCGAGGATGACGCGCTGATCGACGAGCTGGCCGCCGACGGCATCGCCTATGTGCCCTTCTTCCCGCTCGGCGGCTTCACGCCGCTGCAGTCGGACACGCTGGCCAATGTCGCCCGCAAACTTGGCGCGACCCCCATGCAGGTGGCGCTCGCCTGGCTGTTGCAGCGCTCGCCCAACATCCTGCTCATCCCCGGCACCTCCTCGGTCGGCCATCTCCGCGAGAACCTGGCGGCGGCCGAACTCGACCTGCCGCGCGAGGCGATCGATGTGCTGAACGGGATCGGCAGTGAAGCCGAGCAAGCGGCATAA
- a CDS encoding LysR family transcriptional regulator → MATDLGDLQAFMAVARAGGFREAARVGGVSASSLSETVRRLESGLGVRLFNRTTRSVAPTEAGARLLERLGPALGEVEAALDVVNGFRGRPAGTLRLNVPVVAAKLVLPRLLPPFLAAYPEIRMEVTAEDSFVDILASGCDAGIRYDERLEQDMIAVPIGPRRQRFATAAAPAYLDRHGRPGHPRDLLDHACLRGRFTSGLTPAWEFERDGEVVSVEPTGPLLVSTGTAMALALEVSVAGGGIVSLFEDWLRPYFDDGRLEPVLEPWWQEFSGPFLYYPGRRLTPAPLRAFIDFVGTMRWG, encoded by the coding sequence ATGGCGACGGATCTCGGCGACCTCCAGGCGTTCATGGCGGTGGCGCGCGCCGGCGGCTTTCGCGAAGCGGCACGGGTGGGCGGCGTCAGCGCCTCCAGCCTCAGCGAAACGGTGCGGCGGCTGGAGAGCGGGCTCGGCGTGCGGCTGTTCAACCGCACCACGCGCAGTGTGGCGCCCACCGAGGCCGGGGCCCGGCTGCTCGAGCGGCTCGGCCCCGCGCTCGGCGAGGTCGAGGCTGCGCTCGACGTGGTCAACGGCTTTCGCGGACGCCCGGCCGGCACACTGCGGCTCAACGTGCCCGTCGTCGCGGCGAAACTGGTGCTGCCGCGCCTGTTGCCGCCGTTCCTCGCCGCCTATCCCGAGATCCGCATGGAAGTGACCGCCGAGGACAGTTTCGTCGACATACTGGCGAGCGGCTGCGACGCCGGCATCCGCTATGACGAGCGGCTGGAGCAGGACATGATCGCCGTGCCGATCGGTCCGCGCCGGCAGCGCTTCGCCACCGCCGCCGCTCCGGCCTATCTCGACAGGCACGGCCGGCCCGGGCACCCGCGCGACCTGCTCGACCATGCCTGCCTGCGCGGCCGCTTCACCAGCGGCCTGACGCCGGCCTGGGAATTCGAACGCGACGGCGAGGTGGTGAGCGTCGAACCGACCGGGCCGCTGCTGGTCAGCACCGGCACGGCAATGGCCCTTGCGCTTGAAGTGTCGGTTGCCGGCGGCGGCATTGTCTCGCTGTTCGAGGACTGGCTGCGGCCCTATTTCGACGATGGCCGGCTGGAGCCTGTGCTGGAGCCCTGGTGGCAGGAATTTTCCGGGCCGTTCCTCTACTATCCCGGCCGCCGCCTCACGCCGGCACCGCTGCGCGCCTTCATCGATTTCGTCGGCACGATGCGCTGGGGGTGA